Proteins encoded in a region of the Phaenicophaeus curvirostris isolate KB17595 chromosome 1, BPBGC_Pcur_1.0, whole genome shotgun sequence genome:
- the LOC138716828 gene encoding acrosin-like, with product MKVPLVLILLALFWPAQGSWDTCETCGLRPLAYGTGRVVGGKNAQLGSWPWIVSVQQVFKTHLAPVCGGTIIHPQWVLTAAHCFVNTQHVPAWRVVAGTTSLTRPGPEEQVRYVRRIIIHEDYYNITQRNDIALMELYEPFQCSLYVQLACVPDFSLQLWQLRSCYVSGWGVTTARSSGALPVLQEARVHLIDTQVCNSSGWYRGAVHPHNLCAGYAQGGIDTCQGDSGGPLVCQDPSTDHFWLVGVTSFGTGCARAHRPGVYTATQHFRDWILGVMKRYSAPAAPASERTWSHFPTTTNPVEITPATEPSAFSACPIPINKLVDFFTKVMELLLVLTGRRT from the exons ATGAAGGTTCCCTTAGTCCTCATCCTCCTGGCCTTGTTCTGGCCAGCACAGGGCTCCTGGGACACCTGCGA GACCTGTGGACTCCGTCCCTTGGCTTACGGCACCGGGCGAGTGGTTGGAGGCAAAAATGCACAGCTGGGTTCCTGGCCATGGATTGTGAGCGTCCAGCAGGTGTTCAAGACACACTTGGCCCCCGTGTGCGGAGGGACCATCATCCACCCCCAGTGGGTGCTGACAGCCGCCCACTGCTTCGTCAATACCCA GCACGTCCCAGCGTGGCGCGTGGTGGCCGGAACCACCTCGTTGACTCGCCCGGGTCCCGAGGAACAAGTGCGCTATGTCAGGCGGATCATCATCCACGAAGACTATTACAACATCACTCAGAGGAACGACATCGCCCTGATGGAGCTCTACGAGCCCTTCCAGTGCAGCCTCTACGTGCAGCTCGCCTGCGTCCCCgacttctccctgcagctctggcagctgagaagctgctacGTCAGCGGCTGGGGGGTCACCACGGCCAGAT CTTCTGGAGCACTGCCGGTGCTGCAGGAGGCCCGCGTCCACCTCATCGACACCCAAGTCTGTAACAGCAGCGGGTGGTACAGGGGCGCCGTCCACCCCCACAACCTGTGTGCGGGCTACGCGCAGGGCGGCATCGACACCTGCCAG ggggacagcgggggtcCTCTGGTCTGCCAAGATCCCTCTACTGACCACTTCTGGCTGGTGGGGGTGACCAGCTTTGGGACAGGCTGTGCCCGAGCCCATCGTCCAGGGGTCTACACTGCCACGCAGCATTTCCGTGACTGGATCCTGGGGGTGATGAAGCGCTACTCGGCTCCAGCGGCACCTGCATCGGAACGCACTTGGAGCCACTTTCCGACCACGACAAACCCTGTGGAGATAACCCCAGCGACGGAGCCGAGCGCTTTCAGCGCCTGCCCGATTCCAATCAACAAGCTGGTGGACTTCTTCACTAAGGTGATGGAGCTCCTGCTGGTCCTGACAGGTCGAAGGACCTGA